In a single window of the Nicotiana tomentosiformis chromosome 8, ASM39032v3, whole genome shotgun sequence genome:
- the LOC138897664 gene encoding uncharacterized protein, with translation MSMQYTDTLDLEENNIICQLEKWSMIEESVMQKKARAMWIKLEDSNTNYFSVIMRDKKQKKQITEIDSPDGRRLVEASLIGTTLPGVATVNRKTMRRGDNKAPGVDGYNAVLYKNAWSIIKHEVIEVVKEFFTTGRIQKVIANIITKTQVGFIYGRKVADNVILAHELIKAYTRKYISPRCMINVDIQKAYDTVNWNFLNQMVEEV, from the exons ATGAGTATGCAATATACAGATACACTTGACTTAGAAGAGAATAATATAATCTGTCAACTTGAAAAGTGGTCCATGATTGAAGAAAGTGTTATGCAAAAAAAGGCTAGGGCAATGTGGATAAAGCTTGAAGACTCTAACACTAACTATTTTTCAGTTATTATGAGAGACAAAAAACAGAAGAAACAAATCACAGAGATTGACTCTCCAGATGGAAGGAGGCTGGTTGAAGCA TCACTCATTGGGACAACATTACCCGGTGTGGCAACAGTAAATAGAAAGACTATGAGAAGAG GAGATAACAAAGCACCAGGGGTGGATGGATATAATGCAGTATTATACAAAAATGCATGGTCAATCATTAAGCATGAAGTAATAGAAGTAGTAAAGGAGTTCTTCACAACAG GAAGAATACAAAAGGTTATTGCTAACATCATCACAAAAACTCAAGTTGGATTCATTTATGGGAGAAAGGTAGCAGACAATGTGATCTTGGCACATGAACTGATAAAGGCATACACAAGGAAATATATCTCACCTAGATGTATGATCAATGTGGATATTCAAAAAGCCTATGACACTGTGAATTGGAATTTTTTAAATCAGATGGTGGAAGAGGTGTAA